From the Leifsonia sp. AG29 genome, one window contains:
- a CDS encoding FAD-binding oxidoreductase, translating into MLETQELEIDDKSALAGKRLTREEIVDAYIEMLGSERVITDEQTLKDNSADRYYKVENIFGIYSLPLPAAVLKPASPQDVARILSFANDHGINVVPKTGGSATEGGLETVVENSIVLDGSGMNRILDIDIENMQATVQCGVRLEDLENAVRELGYTTGHSPQSKPLAQYGGLLATRSIGQFSTLYGGIEDMVVGVETVFPNGEICRIKNVPRRAAGPDIRHLVIGNEGALNFITEVTVKIFRYYPENHRFYGYLLDDMKTGFEILREVVAQGYRPSVARLYDGEDGLYHFKHFSEGRCVLIFVAEGPKAIADATGAAIEEIVASYDSADRVDAQLIEDWFNHLNWDVSKIEEERIEIRETLVNGFTTEVSANWSAIHDIYQNALARIRKEIPAEFTLLGGHSSHSYLNGTNMYFVYYYKVDVEPQLERTVYHDPIQNIIVEETLKLGGSMCHHHGVGKHRTHFLADEYGSSLSMLEALKTAFDPNGIMNRGTIFPLAK; encoded by the coding sequence AGAGCGCGCTCGCCGGCAAGCGCCTGACCCGCGAGGAGATCGTCGACGCTTACATCGAGATGCTCGGGAGCGAGCGGGTCATCACCGACGAGCAGACGCTGAAGGACAACAGCGCCGATCGCTACTACAAGGTCGAGAACATCTTCGGGATCTACTCGCTTCCCCTGCCGGCCGCCGTTCTCAAGCCGGCCTCTCCGCAGGACGTGGCTCGAATCCTCAGCTTCGCGAACGACCACGGGATCAACGTCGTTCCCAAGACCGGCGGCTCCGCGACAGAGGGAGGCCTCGAGACCGTCGTCGAGAACTCCATCGTCCTCGACGGTTCCGGCATGAACCGCATCCTCGACATCGACATCGAGAACATGCAGGCGACGGTCCAGTGCGGCGTCCGCCTGGAGGATCTGGAGAACGCGGTGCGGGAACTCGGGTACACCACGGGCCACTCCCCTCAGTCCAAGCCGCTCGCCCAGTACGGCGGACTGCTCGCGACCCGCTCCATCGGCCAGTTCTCGACGCTCTACGGCGGCATCGAGGACATGGTTGTCGGCGTCGAGACGGTCTTCCCGAACGGCGAGATCTGCCGGATCAAGAACGTGCCGCGCCGCGCCGCAGGCCCGGACATCCGGCACCTCGTCATCGGCAACGAGGGAGCGCTCAACTTCATCACCGAGGTGACGGTGAAGATCTTCCGCTACTACCCCGAGAACCACCGGTTCTACGGTTACCTGCTCGATGACATGAAGACCGGATTCGAGATCCTTCGTGAGGTCGTGGCCCAGGGCTACCGGCCATCGGTTGCGCGTCTCTATGACGGCGAGGACGGCCTCTACCACTTCAAGCACTTCTCCGAGGGCCGGTGCGTGCTGATCTTCGTTGCCGAGGGACCCAAGGCGATCGCTGATGCGACCGGCGCGGCCATCGAGGAGATCGTCGCGTCGTACGACTCGGCCGATCGGGTCGATGCTCAATTGATCGAGGACTGGTTCAACCACCTCAATTGGGATGTCTCCAAGATCGAAGAGGAACGGATCGAGATCCGCGAGACGCTCGTCAACGGCTTCACCACCGAAGTGTCCGCCAACTGGAGCGCCATCCACGACATCTACCAGAACGCGCTGGCGCGGATCCGCAAGGAGATCCCCGCAGAGTTCACCCTCCTCGGAGGCCACTCCAGCCACAGCTATCTCAACGGCACGAACATGTACTTCGTCTACTACTACAAGGTCGATGTCGAACCCCAGCTCGAGCGCACGGTGTATCACGACCCGATTCAGAACATCATCGTCGAGGAGACCCTCAAGCTCGGTGGTTCCATGTGCCACCACCACGGGGTCGGGAAGCACCGCACCCACTTCCTTGCCGACGAGTACGGCTCCTCCCTGTCGATGCTCGAGGCGCTCAAGACCGCGTTCGATCCCAACGGCATCATGAACCGCGGGACGATCTTCCCGCTCGCCAAGTAG